GTCGGGCAGGGCCGTCACGCCGAGCGGGTGCTGGAGGAGGGCCTGTCCGGCGGCGCCGTCCCGGTGCCCGAAGTCGAAGAGGCCGGTGCCCACGGCGGTGTGGACGGTGCCGTCGGTGTCGATGTACCGCAGGGCGCTGGTCTCCGAGTCGGCGATCCACAGCCGGTCCCCGGCGGCGGCGAGCCCGGACGGCTGGGCGAACCACGCCTCGGCGCCGGGCCCGTCGACGAGGCCCTCGTTCGTCGTGCCGGCCGCGACCTCGACGGTCCCGGACTCGGGGTCGTACGTCCAGATCTGGTGCACGCCGGCCATGGCGATCCACACCCTGCCCTGCCACCAGGCGACGTCCCACGGCGAGGAGAGGTCCACGTCGAGCGCCGGGCCGGAGGTCGGCGACCCCTGCCACCACTGGCGGCCGGTGCCCGCGATCCGCTCCACCTCGCCCGTCGCCGGGTCGAAGCGCTGCAGCGCGTGGTGCACGGTGTCCGCGACGACGACGCTCCCGTCCGGCAGCAGCGCCAGCCCCTGCGGCTCGCGGAACACCCCCTCGCCGCCGATCCGGCGCACCACGGTCTCCCCGTCGGCGGCCAGCTCGACCAGCTGGTGCCGGGTGGTGTCGGAGACCAGGAAGGTGCCCTCCGGCAGGACGACCGCCTTCCCGGGGAAGCGCAGGTCGGTGGCGACGGGCTCCGGCGGCACGTACGGCCCGTCCCCGCGCCGCAGCGTCCCCTTCGCCTCGTGCTCCGCCTCCAGCTCCTCGACGAGCGTCCGGATCGCGTTGGCGTGCCCCTCGCCCGCGTGCTGGGCGACGACGTACCCCTCCGGGTCGATCACGACGAGCGTCGGCCAGGCCCGCACGGCGTACTGCTTCCAGGTCGCCAGCTCCGGGTCGTCGAGCACCGGGTGGTGCACCTCGTACCGCTCCACCGCGTCCACGACGGCCTGGTGCTCGGCCTCGTGCACGAACTTCGGCGAGTGCACCCCGACGATGACGAGCGTGTCCCGGTGCTTCTCCTCCAGCTCCCGCAGCTCATCGAGGACATGCAGGCAGTTGATGCAGCAGAACGTCCAGAAATC
The Streptomyces roseofulvus genome window above contains:
- a CDS encoding NHL domain-containing thioredoxin family protein gives rise to the protein MNDAAPAPTPAPAPRSRARVRAPELIGKGGWLNTGGDDLTLADLRGKIVLLDFWTFCCINCLHVLDELRELEEKHRDTLVIVGVHSPKFVHEAEHQAVVDAVERYEVHHPVLDDPELATWKQYAVRAWPTLVVIDPEGYVVAQHAGEGHANAIRTLVEELEAEHEAKGTLRRGDGPYVPPEPVATDLRFPGKAVVLPEGTFLVSDTTRHQLVELAADGETVVRRIGGEGVFREPQGLALLPDGSVVVADTVHHALQRFDPATGEVERIAGTGRQWWQGSPTSGPALDVDLSSPWDVAWWQGRVWIAMAGVHQIWTYDPESGTVEVAAGTTNEGLVDGPGAEAWFAQPSGLAAAGDRLWIADSETSALRYIDTDGTVHTAVGTGLFDFGHRDGAAGQALLQHPLGVTALPDGSVAVSDTYNHALRRYDPATGEVTTLATDLREPSDAVLAGDDIVVVESARHRLTRLRLPEEAVQVEAVAHRTRREATEVAPGAFRLDVVFRAPTGQKLDERYGPSTRLLVSSTPPELLLSGEGTGTDLFRDLELNPALTEGVLHVSAMAASCDDDPANEYPACHVHQQDWGVPVKLTEGGASRLPLILAGLDA